Part of the Thermodesulfobacteriota bacterium genome is shown below.
AGCACGATCCATCTTGGGCTGAAACCCCACGAAGTAGAAAGAAGCGTTTATGATGTTATGATGGACGAAAGGCTATTTTCAGATGTTATTCGGAAAACAGCAGTTGATAACCTACTCATTGCTCCAGCCGATATAAACCTTTCGGGAGTGGAGATAGAACTTGCAGGAATGGTAGGGAGGGAAATAATATTAAAGGATGCTGTTGAAAAAATAGCCAATAATTACGATTATATACTAATAGATTCGCCTCCTTCCCTCGGGCTTCTTACGGTTAACGCATTAACCGTAGCAAAAGAAATAATTATTCCTGTTCAAACAGAGTTTTTCGCTCTTGAGGGGATGGGTAAGCTTTTTCATACTGTAGACATAGTTAAAAAAAGGCTAAACCGGGATCTGAGAATAACTGGGATTGTACCTACAATGTTTGACGGAAGAACAAACCTCTCTCGTGAGGTTATGGAAAAAATTAGAGAACATTTTGGAGACAAAGTTTATAAAACTATAGTACGAAAAAATGTAAGACTTGCTGAGGCATCAAGTCATGGAAAACCGATTTTGCTGTACGATCCCCGGTCTACTGGAGCAGAAGATTATGAAACCCTGTCAAGAGAGGTAGATAGTTGTGTCTAAAAGGAAGGTGCTAGGAGCTGACCCCCTCAGTTGGATAAAACCAACTGTTCAAATACATGATAAAGAAGGCTTAGAACGAAACGAATTAGATACTACTACGGCATCTGTAGAGATGGTTCTAACTAGTCGAAACTCCAGAGTTCCAAAATTCCAGACCTATGAAATAAAACTAACTCTTAGATTGGGGGAAGACCACCTTGAATTTCTCTCTAAGCTTGAAAGGGAGATAATGAAAAAAAGATCACCTGCCAATAGAAAGGAGAGGATTACAAAAAACTCCATTCTAAGAGCCATGATCAATGCAGCCAAAAACTTGGATATTGACACAAACGAAATAGGAGATGAAACAGAACTTATAGATCGCCTTAGACAAGGCTTTAACTCAAAATAGGAAATATAACACTTATTTTAAAGAAATTGCTAGGAACAACTCAAATCTAGACTTGTTTTTTCCCCAAAAGTAAGGATATCTTTTCAGCAGTAAGTGTACAAACAGTCGCGACAAAAAAGCTTCTTGCTTTTTCATAAGCTTTAGGAATCTTATGATATGGAAATTCTGATTTAACCTCCTCCGCAATTTGATCTGGATTAACTTTGATATTGTTTTTCGATAATTCATTTACTCTGTTGGTCATAATTTCTTTGCAGGCTTTATAAACCCCCTCTTCGACTAGCTCTTCTATTAACTTTATGTTATATAAGTTGTCATATATCTCAAAAAGTCTTTCTCTAAAAATCCCATTTCTAAAATACTCTTGCACCCTTTCTTTTTCACTTTGAGCAATACTAGGAGATATTTCTAGGCTGCTATCCTTTCCATTTTCGCTGTTTTTTACCTTAAGGGTACTTTTATTCTTATTTATATGAGTCTTATTAATATATGAGTATTCTTTGGGTGACATATTTGTCACCCCCCCCCCGGAAATATTTGTCACCCCCCCCGTGACATATTTGTCACCCCCCCCTCTGACATATTTGTCACCCCCCCTCCTCTTGTGGGTTTTTGCCTTATCTGTGGTATTTAAACGTTCTTCCTCAATTTTAGGCATTGCTTCTATAAGTCTTTGTACTAAAGGTCGAAAATCAAAAATCGTTGTTATTTGAGCTCCGCTTTCTTCATCAAATCTTTGTGTTCTGATTAACAAATTCATTTCTTCCAAATCCTGCACTATTCTCTTTATGCTTCTTTCTGCAACGCCTGCTCTTTGTGCTAGAGTTGAATAACTTGGAAAGGGATTTTCTGAATCCCATTTAAATGACATTATGTCAATTATTAAAACAAGATGCTGCGGTTTGATATCTAGGCTTGACCTATACCGAAGAAGTATATTAGGGACACTCGTAAATCCTTCATCTAATACATCTCCCCAGATTTGGACTATTTTGGATTTATCTTGTTGTTTTACCGTCATAGTGCACCTCCCGGTTTTTGTTAAACAAAAAGCTTGACAGCGTGTCTTGCCAGAAGGTA
Proteins encoded:
- a CDS encoding helix-turn-helix domain-containing protein, translating into MTVKQQDKSKIVQIWGDVLDEGFTSVPNILLRYRSSLDIKPQHLVLIIDIMSFKWDSENPFPSYSTLAQRAGVAERSIKRIVQDLEEMNLLIRTQRFDEESGAQITTIFDFRPLVQRLIEAMPKIEEERLNTTDKAKTHKRRGGDKYVRGGGDKYVTGGVTNISGGGVTNMSPKEYSYINKTHINKNKSTLKVKNSENGKDSSLEISPSIAQSEKERVQEYFRNGIFRERLFEIYDNLYNIKLIEELVEEGVYKACKEIMTNRVNELSKNNIKVNPDQIAEEVKSEFPYHKIPKAYEKARSFFVATVCTLTAEKISLLLGKKQV
- a CDS encoding AAA family ATPase, giving the protein MSRIVAIINQKGGSGKTTTAVNLGAYLARFGKSVLLIDLDPQANSTIHLGLKPHEVERSVYDVMMDERLFSDVIRKTAVDNLLIAPADINLSGVEIELAGMVGREIILKDAVEKIANNYDYILIDSPPSLGLLTVNALTVAKEIIIPVQTEFFALEGMGKLFHTVDIVKKRLNRDLRITGIVPTMFDGRTNLSREVMEKIREHFGDKVYKTIVRKNVRLAEASSHGKPILLYDPRSTGAEDYETLSREVDSCV